Genomic segment of Streptomyces longhuiensis:
ATCGACGACCTCAAGGCGAAGGTCGGCGGCCGCACCCTGCGCATCCGCCCGGCCGACCCGCTGGAGCTGCGGCCACTGGCCGCCGCCCTCGACGACATGGGCCTCACCGGCCTCGCCACGTCGACGGTGGACGCCGAGGCCGGCGCCGTCCTGGTCCCGATCCTCAGCGACGAGCAGCTCACCGCCGTGGTCGGCGCGGTCACCGCGCGCGGCATCACGATCGGCTCGATCGCCACCGAACTGCCCAGCCTGGACGAGGTGTTCCTGTCCATCACCGGCCAGAAGGCCAGTGCCCCGCAGGACGACACCCGTACCTCCGAGCTCGAAGGGGCCGCCGTATGAGCGCCACCACGCTGACGCCTCCCCTGAATCTCGAGGCCGACTCGCGCATCTCCCTGCGCTCCCACATCCGGCACACCGGCGCGCTGGTCCGCCGCAACCTGCTGTGGATCCGCCAGGACCCCGAGTCGATGTTCGACGCGGTCCTGATGCCGATCGTCTTCACGCTCCTGTTCGTGTACGTCTTCGGCGGCTCCATCGGCCAGGCGCTCGGCGGCGGCCAAGACCAGTACGTGCAGTACGTGGTCCCGGGCATGATGGCGATGATGAGCATGAACATCGCCATGGCGGTGGGCACGGGGTTCAACCAGGACTTCCAGAACGGCATCATGGACCGCTTCCGGACCCTGCCGATCGGTCAGGGCTCGGTCCTCTTCGCCAAGATCGTGGTGGAGCTGATGCGGCTCCTCATCGCGACGACGATCATGATGATCGTCGGCATCCTGGTGGGCTTCGACATCACGAACTGGCCCGGCCTGTTCGCCGCCGTGGGCCTCACCGCCCTCTTCGGCACGTCCATCATGTGGATCTTCCTGGTCCTCGGCGTCGTGATGAAGAGCGCCCAGGCCGTGCAGGGCATGGGCTTCCTGGTCCTGATGCCGCTGCAGTTCGGTTCGTCGATCTTCGCGCCGACGCAGTCGATGCCGGGCTGGCTCCAGGCCTTCACCGACTACAACCCGCTCTCCTCGCTCGCGGACTCCGCGCGCGGCCTGATGGTGGGCGGCCCGGTCGCGCACGACGTGTGGGTGACGGTGATCTGGTCCGCGGTCCTCACGCTCGTGATGGCCCCGATCGCGATCCACAAGTTCCGTACGAAGAACTGACGTTCAGCCGGATCGGAAGATCAACCACGATCGCGTCCCAGCAGGGCGGCGGCCTCGTCGAGAGACAGGTCGCCGCCCTCGGCGTAGGCGGACTCGTACGCGCGGTCCCCGATGACCTCACGGATCGCGGACTCGGCGGACGCGCGGGCGTCGCGCTCCAGGTAGGACCGCACATGCCGGGACGGAAGCTGTCCGTCGGCGGCGCCCATGAGGCGGGCGGCGTCGCGGGCGTCGGCCGTGTCGCCGCTCAGGTTCAGGGAGCGGGCGGCGGTGACCAGGTGCATGGCGGGCATGTGCGGGGCGATCACCAGGGACAGCGGATCCGTCGACAGCGCCAGGGCCTCGGTGACGCCGGCCAGGGCCTCCTCCGCGAGGCCGTCCTCCGAGTCGAGCCAGGCGTTCATCCCGACGATGAAGCCCCGGAAGACGACGAAATTCATCGCCTTGAACTCGTCCTGGAGGAGCCGCAGTTGCTCACGCGCCTCGGCGACCCGGCCGGTGGAGCCGTACCGCCCGGACAGGAACATGCGGGCGGCCGGCCAGGCCTCGTTCGTATGGCGCTTGCCGGGGTCGAGGATGCCGAGCAGCAGCTGCTCGCCGCGCTCGCCGTCACCGTCCTCGATGAGCGCCTGCCCGAGCCGCGCGTTCAGGATCGCCACCTGCGCCTGCGCGCCGAGGCGTTCGGCGCCCTCGATGGCGGCCGTGTAGTCCTCGGCCGCCGCGGCGTACGCGCCGCTGCGCTCATGGGCCTCGCCGCGCGCGGACAGCGCCTCGGCGACGCCCCACCGGTCGCCGAGCCGGGTGAACAGTTCGAGGGCCTCGTCCGCGTCCCGGACGGCGTCGCCCGCCCAGTCGCTGCGGTTGGCGAGGATGTTGGCCCGCAGCTGGAGCGTGAGGGCGAGCTCCCAGGTGTAGCCGAGTTCGCGGCAGGTCCGCACGGTGACGTCGGCGAGGTTCCACAGCGCCTCCATGTCGCCGCTCATCATCACCGCGTAGAACCAGAGGTTGCCCGGCGAGCGGCAGGTCTGCGGGAGGCCCGGACTGTACGCCTGCGCGATGGCGCGCAGCTTCGCGCCGCCCTCCTCCGTCTGCCAGGTCTCCATCTCCATGTCCATGTAGGCGAGCCGGAGCAGATGCACCCCGCGCCGCGCCTCCACGAGGAGTTCGGGGCCGAGCGGCGGCGGGACGTCGGTGCAGCGCTCGTGGAGCGGGGGCGCGGGGGTGGCGGGCGGGGTGAACGGGTCGGGGCCGAGCCCGGTGGCCTCCCGTGACCAGTTGCGGGCGTCGAGACGCAGGTCGCGCATCTGCCAGAACCAGGCCAGCGAGAGCACCAGGGAGAGGGTCTCCTGCTCGTCCCGGGCGGCGACGGCGTGCCGCAGGGCGGTGCGCAGGTTCTCGTACTCGCGTTCCAGGCGGGCGATGGCGGCGCGCTGGCCGTGACCGCGCAGTTGTGGGTCGGTGGTGCGGGCCAGTTCGCGGTAGTACGTGAGGTGGGCGCGCTCGGCGTCGGCCCGGTCGCCTGCCTCGTCGAGCCGGTCGCCGGCGTATTCGGCGACGGTCTCCAGGAGCCGGTAGCGCATGGCGCCGTCCTGGTCACGGGTGTCGTCCGCGGCGCGCGCGTCGCCCCCTTCGCCTTCCGCCTCAGGCTCGTCGCCGCCCCAAGGGGCCGCCACCACAAGGGACTTGTCCACGAGCGAGCCGATCGCGTCGAGGGCGCCGGGGCCGCACACCGCCTCGGCGGCCGCGAGGTCGCAGCCGCCGCTGAAGACCGACAGCCGGCGCAGGACGGTCCGCTCCTCCTCGTCGAGGAGGTCCCAGGACCAGTCGACGACGGCCCGCAGCGTCTGCTGGCGCGGCAGGACGGTGCGGGCGCCCGAGGTGAGCAGGCGGAAGCGGTCGTCGAGTCGGTCGGCGATCTGGCGGGGCGTGAGCATCCGCAGCCGGGCGGCGGCGAGTTCGATGGCGAGGGGCAGCCCGTCGAGGCGGCGGCAGATCTCGGCCGCGGCCCGCTCGTCGTCCCCGACCCGGAACCCGGGCCGCACGGCGGCGCCCCGCTCGCCGAACAGGCGCAGGGCGAACGGCTCCGGCAGCGGCTCCACCGGGTGCAGCAACTCGCCCGGCACGCCGAGGGGTTCGCGGCTCGTCGCGAGGACCGTCACGCCGGGGCACAGGCTGAGCAGCTGCTCGGCGAGGTGGGCGGCGGCCTCGATCACGTGCTCGCAGTTGTCGAGGATCAGCAGCATGCGGCGGTGCGCGCAGTGCTCGGCCAGGCGTACGAGCGGGTCCTCGCCGTGCCGGTCGGACGCGACCCGCAGCTCCTCGGCGCCGGCGCCGCGCAGCACGGTCTCGCGGGCCCCGAGCGCCGTGACGACCGCCTCCGGGACGGCGTCCGGGTCCTCGACGGGCGCGAGCTCGGCCAGCCACACGCCGTCCGGCAGATCCATGCCCTCGGCGGCCTCCTGGGACAGCCGGGTCTTCCCGGCGCCGCCCGGGCCGAGCAGCGTCACGAGCCGCACGCGTCCGAGGTCCTCACGGATCGCCCCGATGTCCCCGGTGCGCCCCACGAACGAGGTGAGCCGGGCGCGGAGGTTGCCGGTGGGGGCGGGTGCCCTGACGCGGGCGGACGGGCCGGCGTCCTGCGGGGAGGGGGCGGAGGGGTGCGGCGCAAGGAGGTCGGCGTGCAGGGCGCGCAGTTCCGGGCCCGGGTCGGTTCCCAGCCGCTCCGCGAGCTCGACGCGTACGCCCTCGTAGGCGGCCAGCGCCTCGGCCGTTCGGCCCGCGTCGCGCAGGGCGCGCAGCCGCAGCGCCTGGAGCGGCTCGTCGAGCGGATGCGCGTCGCACAGCGCGGTCAGTTCGGGCAGGGCGGTCTCGGCCGCGCCCAGCGCGAGTGACGCGGCGAGCCGGGTGCGCCGGGCGTCGAGGTGGAGGGCCTCCCAGCGGGCGGCGTCCGCCGAGCGGTCCGGCAGATCGGCCAGCGCGGGGCCGCGCCACAGGGCGAGCGCGTCGTCGAGGACGGCCGCGGCCTTGCCCGGGTCTTCGTCGGCCAGCGCCCGTACCCCGTCCCTCACGAGCCGGTCGAAGCGGAACAGGTCGATGTCCTCGGAGGTGGCGGCCAGCCGGTAGCCGCCGTCGAGCGAGTGCACCGCGTCGGCGCCGATCGCCCTGCGCAGCCGGCCCACGAGCGCCTGGAGCGCGCCGGTCGCGTCGGCGGGCGGTTCGGCGCCCCACACCTCGTCGGCGAGCACCTGCGGCGGGACGGTACGGCCGGGGCGCAGCGCGAGCACGGTCAGCAGGGCACGCAGCCGCGCCCCGCCGACGGGGACGGCCGTGCCGTCGTCGCGGAGTGCCTGTGTGGAGCCGAGGATGCGGTAGCGCACTGGCCCATTGTCCCCAAACGGGCCGCCGGACCGCGCCCGGGTTTCGGCGGGAGGGCGATCCGGGGCGTGGAGGATCGGTTTCGGCGGCGGGCAGCCACCCGTCGGGGCTGAGGCAGTGGGCACGATTTCGCCGGTTTCGCGGAACCCGGGGGCTGCCCCGGCACGTTCCCCCCACACCGCACCACCGATACGGTCAGCCCGTCGACCCCGCACCGCACCAGGCCGCACGCACCCCGGGAGCCATCCTCCATGACCACCGCCGCCACCCGTCGCAGCGATCGCAGGATCAGCCCCGTCTTCCTCGGTATCGCCGCCGTCACCGCTGTCGCCGGCTGGGCCGTGTGGACGGACTTCGCCGCGACGCCCGGCATCGCCGTCTTCCTGTTCGTGACGGGCGCCTGGATCGTCTCGCTCTGTCTGCACGAGTACGCCCACGCGCGCACGGCCCTGCACAGCGGCGACATCTCCATCGGCGCGAAGGGTTATCTGACCCTGAACCCGCTCAAGTACACGCACGCCCTGCTCAGCATCGTGCTGCCCGTCATCTTCGTGATCATGGGCGGGATCGGCCTGCCCGGCGGCGCCGTCTTCATCGAGCGGGGCCGGATCCGGGGCCGCTGGCGACACAGCCTCATCTCGGCGGCGGGCCCGCTGACCAACGTCCTGTTCGCCGTCGTGTGCACGGCGCCGTTCTGGCTGGGCGCGCTGAACGGGGTGCCGGACACCTTCCGCTACGCGCTCGGTTTCCTCGCCCTGCTCCAGGTGACCGCGGCGATCCTGAACTTCCTGCCGATCCCCGGCCTCGACGGCTACGGCGTCATCGAGCCCTGGCTGTCCCACAGCTTCCGGCGGCAGGTGGAGCCGTTCGCCCCGTTCGGGCTGCTCGCCGTCTTCGGCATCCTGTGGATTCCCGAGGTGAACGGGGTGTTCTTCGACGCGATCCACGCGATTCTGCGCTCCCTCGGAGTCACCGAGTGGGACACCTACTGGGGGCAGGAGTTCTATCGCTTCTGGCAGGGCACGCCTGAGATCCCCGTCGTCACGCAGTAGGCGCGACCGCCGCCTTCGCCTGCTTCTCCGCCTTGGCCCGGCGCACGTAGTACCAGGTCATGTTCGAGGTGAGGCCCGCGAGCAGCACCCAGACGATGCCGAGCAGGCTGCCCTGCACGAAGGCGACCACGGCGGCGGCCACCGAGAGGACGCAGACGACGAGAGCGTACAGAGCGAGGCGGGGCATGGGGGTCGGCTCCTGTCGGACGGAGAGGTCGTACGTCGACAAGTGTCCCCCATGCCCGCTTCGCGGCTGCACGTCGGCTCCGCGTGAGCCGGGTACCGCGGTGGCCGCGCTCTACACGTCGGTGATGCGCAGGCCCGCGTGTGCCTTGTAGCGGCGGTTCACCGAGATCAGGTTCGCGACCAGCGACTCCACCTGGTGCGCGTTGCGCAGGCGGCCCGCGAAGACTCCCCGCATGCCCGGAATACGGCCCGCCAGCGCCTGGACGATCTCCGTGTCCGCCCGCTCCTCGCCCAGCACCATCACGTCCGTGTCGATCTCGTCGATCGCCTCGTCCTGGAGGAGCACGGCCGACAGGTGGTGGAACGCCGCCGTCACCCTCGAATCCGGCAGCAGCGCCGCGGCCTGCTCCGCCGCGCTCCCCTCCTCCGGCTTCAGCGCGTACGCGCCCTTCTTGTCGAAGCCCAGCGGGTTGACGCAGTCGACCACGAGCTTGCCCGCGAGGTCCTCGCGCAGCGATTCCAGCGTCTTGCCGTGGCCCTCCCACGGCACCGCCACGATCACGATGTCGCTGCGGCGCGCGCACTCCGCGTTGTCCGCGCCCTCGACGCCCAGGCCCAGCTCGTCCGCTGCCGCCTCGGCGCGCTCCGCCGCGCGGGATCCGATGATCACCTTCTGGCCCGCCCGGGCCAGCCGGTACGCGAGCCCGCGGCCCTGGTCGCCCGTGCCGCCCAGCACGCCGACCACCAGGCCCGATACGTCGGGGAGGTCCCAGGGGTCCTTCGCGGGCGCCTTCTGCACACTGTCGGTAGAGGTCATACGGTGACCTTACTCAGGCGTACGGGCCAGTAGCACGGCGACCGGGATCCGTCTGAACGTGATCGTCTCGTACGCGCCGAAGTCTCCCGTCTCGTAGAGAAGTCCGACCGTCTCGTCGTCGGTCTGCACGAGATCCGAGTAGGCCGCGGGCAGGCCGTCCACCGTGTGGACCACTCGCCAGGTGACGCCCTCGTCCTCGCTCGCCCGCACGCTCATCAGTGCCCTGGACCCGGGGTCCGCCGGGCCCGCGAACAGCAGCACCTCCCCCAGCCTCAGCAGGCTCCCCTCCACCACCGGACCCACGAGGCCCGCCTGCGGCCGGAACGCCCTGACCAGGCTCTCGCCGCCGTCCTCCGATGTCGCGTCCGCCCTCGTGCCCGGCGCCGGCGAGTCGTTGCGGGCGTTGAAGTACAGCCGCCCGTCGGGCAGTTCGGCTGCCGTCGTCTCGTTCACGTTCACATAGCCGTCCGGGTGGTCGTCCACGTAGCCGAGCCGCCAGGTCCTCCCCCTGTCGTCGCTCAGCAGGCAGTGGCCTCCGTCGTACTTTCCCTCCGTGCCGGTGTCGCCCCCGGCGGGCGGGAGCGAGTGGTTGGCCGGCACCACCACGCGTCCGCTCCGTGTCTGGATCGCGTGGCCCGGGCCCGTGGCGTACCAGCGCCAGGCCTTCTCCTTCACCTGCGCCGTGATCTCCCTGGGTGCGGACCAGGTCACTCCCTCGTCGTCGCTGTGCTGCACCCAGATGCGGCGCCCGTCCTCGGGCACCACCTCGCCCCGTCTGATCGCCGCCTCTGTGGCCTGCGCCGCGTTCCGTACGTGGACGATCAGCACCCGTCCCGTGTCCAGGACCACCGGCGCCGGGTTTCCCGCCAGGTCGTCGCCGTTCGCCGCCACCACCTGGAGCGGGTCCCAGGTGCGGCCGCCGTCCGTGGATCTCTTCAGGACCACGTCGATGTTCCCGTGGTCCTCCCTCGACCCCACGCGCCCCTCGCAGAACGCGAGCAGCACGCCGGAGCGTGTCGTGACAGCCGCGGGGATCCGGAAACTCGCGTATCCCTCGCGCCCCGCGCGGAAGGGAACAGACGTCTCAGTCAGCACCCCCCATCCCTCCCCACCCAGAGGGAATTCCCGGTGAACTCGGCCTGACGAGTGGACGGTTGCGGCAGTATGCGCAGGCATGGACGCCGTACGGGTCGCACTGCTGCGGGAAGTACTCGCCGGGACCGAGTGGCTGGGCTCCGCGCGCCGCTTCGCGGGTGCGCTGCGGACCTCCGTCGTGCCGCATGGGGGTGGGCTGCTCCTCGTCGGCACGCCCGAGTACGAGCCGTGGCATCTCGCGGCGCATCTGGTGGACGAAGCCGCCTGGTCCGGCATGCCCGAGCTGTCGCCCACGCTCGTGCGGCACCGGGCGGGGGTGGGGGATCCCGCCCATCTCGCGGTGGGGCTCGGGCGCATCGAGGCGGCCCGGCGGGGCGAGACCCTGCTCGTCGTGGCGCCTGGGGCGCCCGGTGAGGAGTTGCTGGAGCGGGTGCATGACGCTCGGCGGGCGGGGGCCACGGTCCTGGCCATCGACTCGGGTGACCGTGATCTGCATGCCATGGCTCATGAGGCGCTCACGCCCGGGCCCGATCTCGACCTCGATACGGCGCAGCATCTGGTCAGCGCGGCGGCCGGCGAGAACCCTGTCGGGGGGCCGGCCCGGGGGCCTCGGCGGCGCTTCCGTGATCGGCTGTCCCGTCTCGCGGATCATCTGACCTCGCCGCCGCCCGCCGGGTGGTAGGGGCGCTTGAAGGGTGGGTGGGGGTGCTGGGGCGCCGGCGGGTGCGGGGTGGCGTCGGCCGTTGTGTTTTCGGGTGCGGGGCCGCGGGGGCATGTACGTGCTCGCTGTTCTACGGGTGCACGTCAGCTAGCTGATTGCCTGTACGTGGTGCTGGTGGCTCCGCGCGCACATGCCCCCACGTCCCCTCCCGTCTCGTCGGCGCCTCACGGCCGGTGGGGGTGCGCTTCTCGCTGACGCCCGGCCATGGCTCGTACGCGCCTGACCGTTCGGTGAGGGTGCGCTGCTCGCTGACGCCCGGCCATGGCTCGTACGCGCCTGACCGTTCGGCGGGGGTGCGCCATCCCTGACGCCCGGCCATGGCTCGTACGCGCCTGACCGTTCGGCGTTCGCAGGGGCTGCGCTGCTCGCTGGCGCCCGGCCGTGGCTCTTACGCGGCCAACCGTTCGGCGTTCGCAGGGGTGCGCTGCTCGCTGACGCCCAGCCCCGTCTCGTACGCTCCTGACCGTTCGGCGTTCGCAGGGGCTGTGCTGGTCCCTGGCGCCCGGCCTTGGCTCGTGCGGGGGTCGGTGGTGGCGGTGGGGCGCCCAGGCCGGGTGCGGCTCAGCCGTCCTTCGGGCGCCCCTCGGCGGCTTCAGGATTTGTCGTTCTCGTCCTTGGCCGTGGCGTCGTGCCACTTGGGGTCCGTCTCCCATTCGAGGTTTCGTTCACGCGCCGTCTCCATCGCGTGCTCCGCCTCGGCGCGCGTCGTGTACGGGCCGAAACGGTCCTTGTTGGGGCACTCGGGCCCCTCCTCGACCTTCTGGTGCTCCAGGCAGTAGTACCACTCGCCGGGCTTCCCGACGGTCCGCCTCTTGAACAGGGCCATCTGCGGCTCCTCTCGCCATGACCATGGTCCCCCACGGCCGCTCGTTACACTCGCTGGCATGTCTGGCCAGTCGCTGCTCGTACCAGGGGAGCTCTCTCCCACTCGTTCCGTACCCGGAAACATCCGGCGTCCCGAGTACGTGGGCAAGCCCGCGCCGACGCCGTACAAGGGTCCGGAGATCCAGACCCCGGAGACGGTCGAGGCCATGCGCCTCGCCGGCCGGATCGCCGCGCGGGCCATGGAGGAGGCCGCCAAGGCCATCGCGCCCGGTGTGACCACGGACGAGCTCGACCGGATCGCGCACGACTACATGTGCGACCACGGCGCGTACCCCTCGACCCTCGGCTACCGCAACTTCCCGAAGTCGCTGTGCACCTCCGTCAACGAGGTCATCTGTCACGGGATCCCCGACTCGACCGTCCTCAAGGACGGCGACATCGTCAACCTCGACGTCACCGCGTACATCGGCGGCGTCCACGGTGACAACAACGCGACCTATCTGGTCGGTGACGTCGACGAGGAGTCCCGGCTTCTCGTCGAGCGGACCCGTGAGTCCCTCAAGCGCGCCATCAACGCCGTCCGGCCCGGGCGTCAGATCAACATCATCGGCCGCGTCATCGAGTCGTACGCCAAGCGCTTCGGCTACGGAGTCGTGCGGGACTTCACCGGGCACGGGATCAACTCGTCGTTCCACTCCGGCCTGATCATTCCCCACTACGACAGCCCGCACGCCACCACCGTCATCCAGCCCGGGATGACCTTCACCATCGAGCCGATGCTGACGCTCGGCACCCACGAGTACGACATGTGGGACGACGGGTGGACCGTTGTCACCAAGGACCGCAAGCGGACCGCTCAGTTCGAGCACACGCTCGTTGTCACCGACACCGGTGCGGACATCCTCACTCTGCCCTGACGCGGAATCGCCCGTAGGCCCGTCCCTCTGCGGGGCGGGCCTTTTGTGTTGCCCCGGTCGGCGATCGGGGTAGCGTTTTTACCGACAGGGCGTCGGGAACCTGGTAGGTTAGGCAAGCCTAAGTTTAGCGATCTGGAGGCCTCATGGACACGCCGTTCTCCACCCTGATCCGCACCGCCTCCCACGAGCAGCACACAGAGGCCGAGAGCACCACGTTCATGAGCGACCTCCTCGGCGGAGCCCTCGGCGTCGACGCCTACGCCCGGTACACCGAGCAACTCTGGTTCGTCTACCGGGCCTTGGAGGAGGCGGCGGAAGGGCTGGAAGCGTCCGCCGTCGCCGGTCCGTTCATCCAGGCCGAGTTGTTCCGGGTTCCCGCCATCGAGCGGGATCTGGCCCACCTGAGGGGGGCCGGATGGCGCGACGGCCTTTCCGCGCTGCCGGCCACGCAGGCCTACGCCTCACGCGTCGCCGACTGCGCCCAGGACTGGCCCGGCGGCTACGTCGCCCACCACTACACCCGGTACCTGGGGGATCTGTCCGGCGGCCAGATAATCCGCGACAAGGCCGAGAAGAACTGGGGCTTCGCCCGCAAGGGAGACGGCGTCCGGTTCTACGTGTTCGAGGGCGTTCCGAACCCCGCCGCCTTCAAGCGGAGTTATCGCGTCCTGCTTGACGAGGTTCGTGTCGAGGAGCTCGAGAAGCTGCGCATGGTGGCCGAGTGCAAGCGGGCGTTCGCCCTCAACACCGCCGTCTTCAGGGCTCTTGGCGAGGAGTTCAGCAGCGCCGCCTGATCAGGTCAGGCGGACCCTGCCACCCACTTCGATCAGGCCTTCGGGCTGGGGGGCCGTGAGGATCTGGGAGCCCTTGCCCTGTGTGATGTTCAGGGCTCTGTGCAGGTGCGCCGTGAGCAGGAGTGCCGCCGCTCCCGTCGCCTCGTCCTCGTCGATTCCGTCGTTCCTGCCCGGGAACGCCCGGGCTCTCACCCTTCCCGCCGCCGCGTCCTCCCACGCCCAGGCGTAGATCCACTCCCCCGGCGGGGGGACCTGGAGCTTCTCCACCTCCGCCGCCGAGCCGTACTCGCGCAGCGTCCGCGGCGGCGCCCACTCCGGTCGCGCCTCGATCCAGGTGAACTCCCCGTCCAGTCGTGTGCCCACCACTCCCGCGGGCGTGACCAGTTCGGGTACGTCCAGGAGCCAGGCCGTGCCGACGCACGGGTGTCCGGCGAAGGGCAGGCGCGTGGTCGGCGTGTAGATGTCGATGACGCCGCGCTCGGGGTCGTCCACGAACACCGTCTCGCTGAAGCCCAGCTTCGCCGCCAGCGCCTGCCGCTCGCCCTCGTCGGGGACGTCGCTTCCCTCTCGTACGACTCCGAGCTCATTGCCGTGGTCGCCGTGGGGGCCGCAGAAGACTCGGAGCACGTCGTAGTCCGTCACCAGGACAGTCAATCATTCGAGGGGAGGCCGTGGGTTTTTGCCTTCCCTTTACCGGCCTTCGGGTCGCCCATGGGTCGCTCGTAGCCGGGGCGCGATCGGTGCCTTTCTTGTGAGAGCTGAATCACTGGACCCCTGGGTAGCACTGAGGTAAGCCTCGGTTAAGTTAGGTCCGCCTCACTCACTGTGCCTCACCGTCTTGGAGCCCGTATGCGAGCCGTCCGACTCACTGTTGTCACCGCCGCCGCCACCGCGGCGACCCTGGCCGCCGTCACGGGCTGCACCCAGAAGAGCGACGCCAAGTCCGGTGGCGACCACGTCGTCGAGGTCACCGCCACGGACGACAAGTGCGATGTCTCCAAGACCGAGTTCCCGGCCGGCCATGTCGAGCTGTCCATAGAGAACAAGGGCTCCAAGGTCACCGAGGTCTACGTCCTGTTCCCGGACGACCGGATCGTCAGCGAGCGCGAGAACATCGGCCCCGGCACCAAGCAGAAGCTCACCGCCGAGGTGAAGGCCGGCTCGTACGAGATCGCCTGCAAGCCCGGCATGAAGGGCGACGGCATCCGGCAGAAGGTGACCGTCACCGGCGGCAAGGCCGTCAAGCGTGACGCCCGTCTGGACAAGGCCGTCGCCGCCTACCGGACGTACGCGCAGGAGCAGGCCGACGAGACGCTGCCCAAGGTCACGACGTTCACCGACGCCGTGCGCAAGGGTGACCTGAAGGCCGCGCAGGCCGCGTACGCGCCGTCCCGTATCGGCTGGGAGCGCACCGAGCCCGTCGCCGAGTCCTTCGGTGACATCGACCCGAAGGTCGACGTCCGCGCGGACGGCCTGGAGGAGGGGCAGGACCCGAAGACGGACTGGACCGGCTGGCACCGCCTGGAGAAGGCGCTGTGGCAGGACAAGAAGATCGGGGCGCGGGAGAAGGAGCTGGCGACGCAGCTCGACAAGGACCTCAAGGACTGGCAGACCCGCGTCGGCAAGGCGGACATCACGCCGACCTCCATGGCCAACGGCGCCAAGGAGCTCCTCGACGAGGTCGCCACCGGCAAGGTCACGGGCGAGGAGGAGCGCTACTCGCACACCGACCTCGTCGACTTCAAGGCCAACGTCGAGGGTGCCGAGAAGGCGTACGACCTGCTCAAGCCCGTCGCCGCGGAGAACGACGCCGCGCTGACCAAGGAGCTCGACAAGCAGTTCGCCGCCCTGGACACGCTGCTCGACAAGTACCGCAAGGACAAGACCTCCTACGAGTTCACCTCCTACGACAAGGTCGGCAAGGCGGACCGCAAGGAGCTCTCGGACGCCGTGAACGCGCTCGCGGAGCCGCTGTCCAAGCTCGCCGCAGCCGTCGTCGTCAAGTAACCCTCCGGGTACTCAGGTAAGGGGTCAGGAATGACGGACACCGCCGCCGATGTCTCGGTCGGGTCGGACAACGCCCGTACACCGTCGCGCCGTTCGCTGCTCGCGGTCGGCGGGGCCGGGCTCGCGCTCGGTGCCGCCGCCGCGGGGGGCGCCGTCGCCGTGACGCGGACCGGTGACGATCCGCAGCCGGTCGCCGACTCGGGCGACGCCGTGTCGTTCCACGGCGCGCACCAGGCCGGAATCGCCACCGCCGTGCAGGACCGTCTGCACTTCGCGTCGTTCGACGTGAAGACCGACGACCGCGACGAGTTCGTGCAGCTCCTGAAGGACTGGACGAAGGCCGCGTCCCGGATGACGGAGGGGCACGCGGTCGGTGAGGGCGCGTACGGCGGGCTGCCC
This window contains:
- a CDS encoding ABC transporter permease — protein: MSATTLTPPLNLEADSRISLRSHIRHTGALVRRNLLWIRQDPESMFDAVLMPIVFTLLFVYVFGGSIGQALGGGQDQYVQYVVPGMMAMMSMNIAMAVGTGFNQDFQNGIMDRFRTLPIGQGSVLFAKIVVELMRLLIATTIMMIVGILVGFDITNWPGLFAAVGLTALFGTSIMWIFLVLGVVMKSAQAVQGMGFLVLMPLQFGSSIFAPTQSMPGWLQAFTDYNPLSSLADSARGLMVGGPVAHDVWVTVIWSAVLTLVMAPIAIHKFRTKN
- a CDS encoding AfsR/SARP family transcriptional regulator, with product MRYRILGSTQALRDDGTAVPVGGARLRALLTVLALRPGRTVPPQVLADEVWGAEPPADATGALQALVGRLRRAIGADAVHSLDGGYRLAATSEDIDLFRFDRLVRDGVRALADEDPGKAAAVLDDALALWRGPALADLPDRSADAARWEALHLDARRTRLAASLALGAAETALPELTALCDAHPLDEPLQALRLRALRDAGRTAEALAAYEGVRVELAERLGTDPGPELRALHADLLAPHPSAPSPQDAGPSARVRAPAPTGNLRARLTSFVGRTGDIGAIREDLGRVRLVTLLGPGGAGKTRLSQEAAEGMDLPDGVWLAELAPVEDPDAVPEAVVTALGARETVLRGAGAEELRVASDRHGEDPLVRLAEHCAHRRMLLILDNCEHVIEAAAHLAEQLLSLCPGVTVLATSREPLGVPGELLHPVEPLPEPFALRLFGERGAAVRPGFRVGDDERAAAEICRRLDGLPLAIELAAARLRMLTPRQIADRLDDRFRLLTSGARTVLPRQQTLRAVVDWSWDLLDEEERTVLRRLSVFSGGCDLAAAEAVCGPGALDAIGSLVDKSLVVAAPWGGDEPEAEGEGGDARAADDTRDQDGAMRYRLLETVAEYAGDRLDEAGDRADAERAHLTYYRELARTTDPQLRGHGQRAAIARLEREYENLRTALRHAVAARDEQETLSLVLSLAWFWQMRDLRLDARNWSREATGLGPDPFTPPATPAPPLHERCTDVPPPLGPELLVEARRGVHLLRLAYMDMEMETWQTEEGGAKLRAIAQAYSPGLPQTCRSPGNLWFYAVMMSGDMEALWNLADVTVRTCRELGYTWELALTLQLRANILANRSDWAGDAVRDADEALELFTRLGDRWGVAEALSARGEAHERSGAYAAAAEDYTAAIEGAERLGAQAQVAILNARLGQALIEDGDGERGEQLLLGILDPGKRHTNEAWPAARMFLSGRYGSTGRVAEAREQLRLLQDEFKAMNFVVFRGFIVGMNAWLDSEDGLAEEALAGVTEALALSTDPLSLVIAPHMPAMHLVTAARSLNLSGDTADARDAARLMGAADGQLPSRHVRSYLERDARASAESAIREVIGDRAYESAYAEGGDLSLDEAAALLGRDRG
- a CDS encoding site-2 protease family protein, which produces MTTAATRRSDRRISPVFLGIAAVTAVAGWAVWTDFAATPGIAVFLFVTGAWIVSLCLHEYAHARTALHSGDISIGAKGYLTLNPLKYTHALLSIVLPVIFVIMGGIGLPGGAVFIERGRIRGRWRHSLISAAGPLTNVLFAVVCTAPFWLGALNGVPDTFRYALGFLALLQVTAAILNFLPIPGLDGYGVIEPWLSHSFRRQVEPFAPFGLLAVFGILWIPEVNGVFFDAIHAILRSLGVTEWDTYWGQEFYRFWQGTPEIPVVTQ
- the npdG gene encoding NADPH-dependent F420 reductase — its product is MTSTDSVQKAPAKDPWDLPDVSGLVVGVLGGTGDQGRGLAYRLARAGQKVIIGSRAAERAEAAADELGLGVEGADNAECARRSDIVIVAVPWEGHGKTLESLREDLAGKLVVDCVNPLGFDKKGAYALKPEEGSAAEQAAALLPDSRVTAAFHHLSAVLLQDEAIDEIDTDVMVLGEERADTEIVQALAGRIPGMRGVFAGRLRNAHQVESLVANLISVNRRYKAHAGLRITDV
- a CDS encoding sialidase family protein; the encoded protein is MTETSVPFRAGREGYASFRIPAAVTTRSGVLLAFCEGRVGSREDHGNIDVVLKRSTDGGRTWDPLQVVAANGDDLAGNPAPVVLDTGRVLIVHVRNAAQATEAAIRRGEVVPEDGRRIWVQHSDDEGVTWSAPREITAQVKEKAWRWYATGPGHAIQTRSGRVVVPANHSLPPAGGDTGTEGKYDGGHCLLSDDRGRTWRLGYVDDHPDGYVNVNETTAAELPDGRLYFNARNDSPAPGTRADATSEDGGESLVRAFRPQAGLVGPVVEGSLLRLGEVLLFAGPADPGSRALMSVRASEDEGVTWRVVHTVDGLPAAYSDLVQTDDETVGLLYETGDFGAYETITFRRIPVAVLLARTPE